Sequence from the Melanotaenia boesemani isolate fMelBoe1 chromosome 21, fMelBoe1.pri, whole genome shotgun sequence genome:
CCTATCAGGGACGCTGTGTCATCTGTGGAGGACCTGGTGTATCTGATGCTTACTACTGTAAAGAGTGCACCATCCAGGAGAAAGATGTGAGTGTCCTCCTCCTGTTTTAGATAacaagtcaaaagtttggacacactcaCTCACTTGGTTTAATAGGAAAGTGTGTATTTTACACGATGAGTATTTTACAAGGAGgtgtttatcattttattatttgctgCTATCAGGGCAGCTTTAAGTAAATAATCAGCACTTTTATGTAGAGTTTAAAATTAAACCTACTGTAAATGAAAAACTTTAATGCAGAATGTATTTCCTGAACagtcttctctttttctttctcttcgcAGCGAGATGGATGTCCTAAGATTGTGAACTTGGGCAGCTCTAAAACAGACCTGTTTTATGAACGCAAAAAGTACGGCTTCAAGAAGAGGTGAAGAGACTAAAGCCTCTTAGTTTTTCAgggtttttttaatgtaaaactttcAAGAAACATTTTTTGACTTCATGATAATAAAGTTTGCTTTTCTATTTCTGCCTTTAGCTGTTTGCGGCTGCTTTATTgttcaaccattttaaatggaaatacaaTTTGATATCTTTTAACACGAAAGACAGAATTTTTCCGctttctttacatttaaacatcatCTTTGTTTACTGTTGGATTGAAATGGAGGCAGTGTGTATTCTGATTTGCTCTATTTCTGCCTTCTTTACCAGCCAGCAGCAGTTCACACTTTTTACTAAACCCTTTGGTTGAAAAGATAAACATCGGTGGTTTAACGCAGTCTAGCATCACTATtgatggatttctttttctcGTCAGAACCTTTCAAACTGTACAGGCAATGCTGTGGGTTAGGAGGATGCTGAGACATCAAATAGAgatcagataaataaataggtaGCAACTTTGTTTAAATTCTCATTAGAAGACAGTAAATATCAAAGTGTTTTTCAGTGTTATATGGTAGATGTAGGAGTTCTGGAGAGATCTGTGTTGTTTCCTGAAACTCATCTAGGTTATCATGATGTCCTCCAAGTTTCCTAAAGtcattaaaaagctgaatatttaatacGCTTATAACAATCAGCCACTGAAATGATCAGCATTCAAAGAATTTACTCCTTGGTTTCATCTCGCATTGGATTTGATTTTAGAGAATAAAGATCTcatttgcaaaaaaacaaaaaaaacagacttgtgttatcaaagctttaattgtacacattatatatatatatatatatacacacaatacaGAGCCACACtcgaaatgttttattttttcattttttacaaaTAACTATAAAGACATAACAAGGAAGAGAACAAATTGACCTGTTCCAGAGCAAAGGCATATGCAGCCTCcgttaaagcagaaaatgttaaaaagttaaacaagtCTAAAATCTTATTGTCAAAATGACCccttaaaagttattttaaaaaaagaaagataattaTACTTTGTAATGCATAATttgactttaaaatgaaatttaaagagAGACCTGGAGTGAAATTGGGGAGTTCAGTAGGTCTGGAATATTTGTAGTTACTTGGAAAGCCTTTCCAAAGGACACAATATTCATATAGCTAAAAAATTAATATGTGGATGGAagcacagcagcaaaacaaataGTTTTCCTTAATTGTTGTTATTTAGTCAGAGCTGGACAGGAAAATAACCTGAGGTTAAAAGACAACTCATTTTCAGGCGTATACGCGCTGTAAACCGGTAGACTGCACGCTGCATTGCAATGGCTTTAGATGCTGAAGACACTGAAGATTTAGAGGTTCCTTAATTATGCAAAATATGCCCCACATACAGCATGTGTCATGGAGTTCCCCAGaatatttgaaagaaaagaaacaaaaagcagttttaCAACAGACTTTGTCAGCATGTGTCGTTCAAAATCAGGCACAAGGATTATGGAGGCAGGTATTAGAGGTAATGTGCTCGAACtaagtgtttctcaatcctggtcttcaccactgccctgcatgttttaggtctttccaactccagcacacctgattcagattaactgaactgcttgtcaagttctttgcaagcctgctaacgagccattcaaGATgagacacctctaaaacatgcagggcagtggtccccgaccaggattgagaaacactgctctaacATTTGGAAAATGAATCATTATGAGAAACTTGACTCGTGCTGTATATATTTAAtgctttgctttaaaaaaaaaagcttcatttttttgcctacatttatttacattacatgCACCCCATTCTACACATGAACTTCCATGAGGTGCAGACATAAGTGGATGAGTGCACGCTGACTTTCTGCCGAGAGAAAAGCAGACGTCCGAACTGCTGACAACACAGCACAAGGGCGACagataatttgacatttaaacagGTGATTAGAGAGTTAACTCTGTACAGGTCATGAATGCTTTTACATAAAAGTGAACGTGgctatgctgtttttttatttttacatttttttttaaccatgtcaCTGTAATCCCCTGAAGAAGCTTAAGTTATAAGAAATGTCACAGTCAAAAGTTTCAGAGGGCAAAGGAAAGCCCAGGTCTTTATGCTATCTGTTATGTAATAAGtttataaactaaaatatattattGTCAGATTTTATTGACAGAAAACCTGCAAACCCTGGTAATTAAACTATTGCATCGACTACTTCCATATTGCCTATGacagtttaaaaacttaaaatccAAGTttgtccaaaataaaaaattatctcTTTCGGCCACAAGTGTACAAAACATGATAAAAGTACACCTCCTGCTCGAGGTGATCTAAAGAAGCACTTGAATACTCACATTATCagatgttaataataaaaaaacataattgtaTCTTGACATGCTGTTAAACCTCCATTGCAATGTCTGTCATGCCCTCAAACGTGctcttctcctcttcatcctcgtCGTTTCTAGCGTCCCATGCCCAAGCAACTgggtttgatttatttattcattacacaaaataaatgaataaatcaactGGTGTCTATTCATCATCTGGCACCGCACTTGAAAAAGAAGAGAACAAGGATGAATGACAACAGCaggaggaagggaagggggGCAGGGTTAGGCCCCCTTCCTGTTTATCACATATTGTTTATTTCGGCCAACAGAGAACCGGTTTCCCACCATTTGGGAACCATGAAACCAACCACCCTTTAGTTGGCTGATGCATTTCACCCTCAGCACCAGTTCACCTTTCATCCCATAGGTGGTGGTCTTACACCTGCAGCGTTCTTCTGACAACCACCCAACAGGTGTTCATACTCAAATCATTGTTGGTTTCCAAGGAAACCACAGAGTATAGGTTTGTAATTAACCAAAAGGGTTTTTTTGGGTCAGGATGTAAGTCATGGTTCTCTGGTGGCCAAAAAGTCCTTCTAGGCAAGTCAGCAGGTATACAGGTTGGTTTTGTGTGATCAGTAAAGTTTCTGTTATTGTACAGTGGAATATTCAGCATTAAGGCTTCTTAAGGCATAGTTCTATATAAACCTTATACAACTGTATTTGATGTATTGGACTCgtgcatttatttacttttaaagccAACTGTTAAACCATTCATACGGTTTACAGCTCAACATACTGCAGCCATGTTCATGTGGGAGAACGGCTTCATTTACTTGATTGTGAAATGGTAACTTGACGTATTAAGGATGAGACAGGAAGGTAAGAAAATAgcttctgagacattttatgaTATTGCCTTAGAGCTTAAAAAAAACCGTCAAAGCAAATGTGGTCAGATTAACTAACAATGCAGGATTTAACCCACATCACAGTCCCAGTGTCTGTAATCCTCCCACTCCGTCTAATTCCATCCAAACATCTTGGCAGCATCTTTTCTGCGGTTGTTGTGGTGTTTACATCACTATCACAAATCTTAGGGGCAAAGactaaacaggttttttttttttaactaagtaGATGTCCATTCACACTTAAATGATTTTTTCCTGGTCCCTTACAGTGGTCCAAATTTGTCCTCGTAGCGAATTGCGATGTTCTTGTACCGGCCACATTCCTTGCGTAGCTCTGCCACCTCCGACCGCAACACTGTGTTCTCGCGCTCCAGGAAAGCTGCTCGGACTGTGATCTGGTTCTCCTTTAACCTGCGAGCGTCTCGTGAGCGTTTGGCTGCCACGttgttcttcttcctcctctgccaGTATTTCTCATCCTGGAGGTATGCAGCAGAAAGGAAAAAGGTTGGCTGGAGGAAGTCTGCACAGCTTTATAAAAACAGATCAGCACAAAATGGGCCTCTGTGAAGTAATGTGGCAGACGGCCAGGCTCCTTTGGGCATGTAAACAAAACCAGTGTTCTCTGATGGACTGGAAGGGAAGTAAAATATCAACATCAGTCTGTAAATATgtttgctgagtcactgtgagTCGACAGAAGCACTGCTGCACAGGCAAAATGGCTTAAGAAATTTAAAGCTGATGTTACttcccatttatttaaattttaacatatcaattttatttcacaatcaTTACAAGTTGGAAACACTCTGAGCACAGTGCTTACACCATACCAAACTTTACACTCTATATTTAAAGCCTTGGGTTAATAAAAAGGACGCTCTGGTCAACATCTCAACTGGAAATATATACACCCTGACATGGTCTTCACCAAGCAGCTTTACAGAAGTCTACAAGTAAAGCTCAGTTTCACTTGTTATATGAAACAGGAAAACCACAAAGTGTTTCGAAGTGTCTGTATAAACCCACACAGAAGCTCTGATTTATGGTGCCACTTGTCTTAATGTGCTTGTTAGATCCTAGACGGTaggtttctgttgttttcatcCTCCCTCTCTCAGCTTACCTTCTGTTCTTCAGGCACAAACACCTTCTTGGCCTTTTTAATCATGGGCTGCGGCTTGAGCTCCTCCTCGCTGAACTTGTGTTTGCGTGGGTCGAAAAGTTCCCCACCAGGAACGCTCGACAGGACCAAGTCTGTAGGATCTGGCTCGTAATTGATGTCGACCTCGATCTCATCTGGGATGATGGGCTCGGGCGTCACTCTGTCTTTGCCGGTCGTCACCTCTGAGCAGACATGAAAGTGATACAGTAACGGAAAGGTGTGGCTTTGGTCACTTTTACACTGtgctagggctgggcgatatgaaccaaaaaCCAAATTTCAAAGATATgatttttacctgaatcacgatatatgataaatatatatctcgatataatCAACCAAAGAGAGAGTTCTGATTTACAGCAATGAGTgctaaatgcacttttattaaaggggcaataagcaGAAATTCATAATTTTTAGattgaaggaattaaaaaatggctttgtgaagaactagaggtggAATTTCAaggctaacagtgcgccttagctttagcccccctacctccgttagctggttagctaccattgcTTGGGGTTAGCTCgattagctcttagctacaggcagctcggagtttgatgggtgacAATCAttcacccccaccttcacagtcctcctctcagctccacctctttgcccatttttggattttccgggactaaAGACAcgcgtgacgctaccaagatggcgacggtgggaaccgcccaacaaacttcacttttgctcttcagaaacctacgggtgacgtcacggagactccttccatcttttatatagTCTATGTTTGATCTCCAGCCCCATGTTTACAAGCCGGTCCGGCCTCGTGTTTATGTGAATCCCTCCCATCCCTCCTCTGGAGTCCTCGGCCCTCCCTCCCTATAAAAGGCTGGAGCGAGCGAGAAATGGCAActcatttttttaagcaaattGAGAGAGCAGAACAAAATGTTCACCTGCAAACAACCAGGATCCAacattaactaaaaaaaaaaaaaaagctacagttGTGGCAAAGAAGCTATCAGACAAAGAAAGGAACATAACCTGGATTAACATCGACCTGGTATTTACAAATTGGAGAGCACTGCGAGCAAAAATACAGGTTgtgcaaaatacaaaaagatTAGATACTTTTAACGCAAAACAAGCTATTGTGATATAAACATTATTCCCTTATTCTATATCGTGTGTCACAAAGTgtcaatatatttgaaaatctccaTTTACTGCCCAGCCCTACACTGTACAACTGCACACTGCAGTAGTTTTGTCCCACATTTGATTTCTCTGCTGTAAAGTGTGCAGATGCATCCCCAACTCTACCAGCCACTTACCTGTAATAACTTCACAGGTAATATCAGAGTCACTTTTGGTGATGATCATCACTTCTTCCTCACACTTGTCCAACTCCTGAATGGGCAGTAGGGCCACTGGAGTCACACTTGCTGACTTGGTAACTTTGGTCTGTGCAGAAGGAGTGGTCTTTGCTTTCTCTGTCTTGGCAGCACTTCCTTCTGTGTCAGTCTTTATGGTGTCGTCATCGGGTGAAGTCGGTATGCCGTTCTCCATGAGGAACTCTTCCAGGTCCATGTATTCCAGGTGGAAACTCTCGCCATCATAGGGAATTGTTTTGTCCCAGATAGCAGGGGTAAGGGCGGCAGAGGGGCCCATCTCACTACCTCCTCTACCCAGGTCCACATTATCTCCAAGACTCAGCTTCTCTGTGtctgaaaagagaaagataTACCAATATACTAAATATGCTCACAAATTTCAGTAAATATGCAATAAGTGCATCATCGAGAATCTGAAAGGGTAAGTTTGCACATACAAGGAATCTTGTTCAATTAACCACCACAAAGGGGAAAGAcgtgtttatttataaaagttcTAATCAGGTATACGCTCGGGACACAGATCCAACAACCACCATTCAAAACAAACATCTCAAATTTACATGATATAACCTGAAAAGTTAATCTGTCTGAGTATCAAGGTCATATTCACCAATACCTGTAGTATTATATGTTATCATAAATTAGATAGTTTATAAATCGACATAATACTAATAAATAACTTGTAAATAATAATCTCATTGTCATTCAATTTTCTTATTAGAAAAACTttcataaaaaacagaaatatgtcACTGACGCTGCCCCCGGCTGCACCATGCGCGCCCCCACACCAATAAAAACGCTCGAGAACAGCTCGAGGAACAGTCTGAAACgctgacacaaacaaacaaacaaataaataagtaataagcTCCAGCGTGAGCTTGTTCTGGAGTCCTCACGACCCAGATTCACCGCCGCAACCAAGGACTCGGGTCGGTGCCAGGTAGCACGAGACACTGGAAAAGGGGCCCCTGTATCCATGCCTCAACATGTCAGCACAGTTTGAACTGCACGAGAGGACACGACATCAGacaggtggttttaatgttgtgggtGTAAACTGTGCATTGTGCTAAACTTGTTTAGAAGCAACAGTATTAATGTTATTTAGGATGCCATGTTTATGAGTCCACAACATATTAGCCCATAAACGTCATTTACAACTATgggaacaaacaaaaacaaagaagaaatggaaaaataaacaaaaacaatgaccaCCAATTAATTTCTGCATTGCGTACTTTTAGTGCTCCTCGTACAAGCATCCCTCAACACAAACTCCTACTAAATTAACACAAATACgtttttctgtaaacaaaaactacatttaaaacgCGGGGTGTGTCTAGAAAATACTAGAATGCGAATATGGACACGGGAGACTGCCCGTGAAGCCCAACATGCATCGACAATGTACGGTTACCATTAACGTCTTAGCGTATAGATACACAATCAGCACCAACGGTGAGGTCCTGTTGGAAAcattgagagagaaaaaatccgcgtgtttttcatctttgtgAGTAGTTAAACCAGCCCCCCCGCCCCCACCCACTACATTTCAGCTGGCTCCTCGCTATCATTCTAACAATACTCACCATCATCGCCTTCAAGTATATTCGGCGGGGGCATTTCCATTATTTTCTTCAGAACCACCGGGAATGAGCTCGGAGCTCCCGTGGCCGTTTCCAGCGTGATGACAATTGGTTCTCCCGAcatgttttttcctcttgttcACACCTGGCCCCGGATAACAACTGAAGAAGCTAACTCGGCTATTCCAGTTAGCTTAATGATAACGTTGGCTATCCACTCTATTTCGCCTTTTTGTCAGTGGTTTAAATgtggaagataaaaaaaaaacgcacTAAAATATAACTTCGACCATCAGTGCATCTGGTACAACTCGCTTCGTTGACCTACTTCCTCGTAAAATTTGGTGGTAGAGAGGTTTTGGCGTCAAGAACAAACCGCGCcccttgattaaaaaaatggttgGCTTTGCCTTGTTTTGATAGGCGTCTGGTGCCACatctcattaatattaatattttggtGGTATGGGGCGGGGTTTACAAAAAATGATGTGCATTGATTGGTTGACTGAGTTATATATGTTTCACATAATACATTACGAAAAACGTGTCACGAGGCAAAACGGGTTATTGTACACATTGTACCTATACTCATGGTGGTATGATTTGTGAGACGTCTATACCTTAAAACGAGCGCAACTTTATTCTAAACTGAAACCGACGTGGAGCAGCTTTATTTAGTCTTAAATCCAGCCACCGATCTCATAGTACATGCAGCTCCTAACCCCCTTCTGTCTGTGCTGCTGCACCAACGCAGCTCCGctcacatgcacaaacatgtgCAACAGCCGCGCTTACATATCTACTAGCTCCATCCAATGACGCAGCTCTGTATCTGTGCTCCTCACAAGCAAGAGATGTGCAAGAAGGGCGACGCGGCGGTGTAATGGTCGTGAAAGGCGTTACACCTTCAGGTTTCAGTTACTTTTGGACATGATCCTACAGCTGAGCAGACATCGCAAGGGCGAAGATATGCATGTCTTAATGTGGAGCTGCCACAACGGCACAGAACATACTGCACCACACCAATCGCTCTATAAGATCAGTTTTCACTATGGGTTATATTTATGCCACATCACAGGCTGAACAAAATAATCTAGATACCGAAGCTCCATTATAAACAAATAGAACGCAAATCTTACAAAACAATGTTATTATAAGCTgctaataatgaataaaaacgGAAGTATGTGCATTTGATCTAAATGGTGAGAGGCACATCCCATTAAATAGATGGttatcttttaaataattaGAATAGATTATTCATATGTTCCCACCAACATGTGGTATAATATATTGCTAAGGACTGGCTCCAAGGTAGGAATTTATGGTGGTGATGGGAGGGGGGCTTTTCCTTTAATGTCTCAGGGAACAGTGTCACATGTTGTGCAAAATATGTTGAAGTCAAACCGTCAAGGTCAGGTACAATAGAATGAAAACGTGAACTCCCTGAAGGTTGTCCAACTGAACCTCAATGattacacaaaataaactaaaaaaaaacaagtttggattatttttcaagctttggaaaacaaaagattaaaCATGCTGACTAAATGATGACTCTTCATCAGGATTGGCAAAAGGAAAAGATCTAAGTAACTGAAAGAGGGTTCGTTTTTGTGAATGATCGGAGCCTAAGCTCGTTTTTCAGACATAACTTTCTCTGTTAAACTGATATGTAACAGAAAGCTAACAAACCATTTCTTATAGTCCCTGGTCACTTTTCTGTTCAAGACTCACAGATATGTTGCACAGAACACATTAATAAGCATACACAATGAAGGGTGGACAATAATAATTTAGCTTATAATTTGCTTCTCAACAGGAATCCTACAgaatactgaaaaagaaaaaaatccactgtCAACACTAATTGCATGGGCAAAGTAATATCACAACCACAGCACACTTGCAAGGCAAATAGAAATTTTAATGACAACATGACATGCTGGAGTAATAAAGTCTCCTTTTGTCTCCCTCTATTATATACTCACATATGCTGCCAGATGATAACAAGCATGTGTACTCTGGCTCTTGTCACTGTTAAAACATCAATCTTATGTTTGTCTAATGGACTGTAagtgtttaaatgatttatcaTGTGTCCAAAAAGGGGTGAGGTGACCTAAATGATTAATGCTTCAGTACTctcaatgagaaaaacaaataaagacatgtttacatttacaggtcaaatattatttaacatagTTGAAGAAGCCTGATTATTCCCTAAGATGGTTTTTAGCcgacatttttttaatctaccaGTTCATAGAGGGAATTTTGCAAATCAACACTATGCTATTTCATATCATCACCTTTAGTCTGTAATGGATCATTTCTACACTAATGAGTGTGCTCAGTTCCAGTAGCCATAGGGTACAATCAGTGACTTGCATTTGAATGCCAGTTGAATCATCACCAGTTTCTCATTCATGTTTGCAAGCATTAAGTTGTCCTGCAATTTACATTTTAGCCACTAAATGTCACTAGATCCTAAATGTTTCCCTTTAAAGTCAACCTTTGCATTACGTCTGAACAGATTTTCTCTCTTATTTTGCACATACCACCTTAGTATATGGTGTCACAGAAAAATGTAACTTGACACCATTAGTGTAGAATGTTAAGTTGGTGACAACACAGATGTCATGGTTGAGAAACAAAGAACATTCTAGACAAATGTACATATTAGTGCGTCTAAGAGCTGcacaagcaaaaataaataggaAATCTGCTCTACCTGTGGGTGTATACTTAATTGTGTGTGTCTCCACTGCCACAGCTCAGTTTGTGATCAGTATGCAGGTCTGGATTCAGTGTTTTCTGGTACACAGTCTCTGCAGGCCTTGCAACCTCTAATCATGGACAATAAAGTGGATAATTCAATCAACTGAATAAAGGTGCAGTTCACCCAAAATTTAATTACCCTGCTTATTTGTGTAACtatcaaaaacatttagttGTGATCCCCTTAACTCAGTATCTGGTTTTCCCACAATTCTAGAAAAGATTTTAGTCAAGCAGCACAATAAATAATCTAAAACAGATACTAACAATGCTTTTCTATTAATTAAAGTATTAAAAACCATTTAATAAGCTGTAATCTAATATATGAAATAGAGGCAAGTGGAAAATAATGGACATTTAATCAATATGGAAAGAAATATATTATGATATACATATAAGTAATCAAACCCAAAGAGGGGTGTTTTAAGATCTCACAAGCTCGTATAACAAAACAGAGGGTGAGTATTAAATCTTGTAAATGTGACTGGGGTCAGCAGTAACATGACACAGCTCAATGCAACCTTGTTGCGTGGCTACAATGTGTTTTTTGACACACAGCCTAGATCCACAAAGCAAGACAATGTAGACTAGAAAGGAGCTGTCTGTTGATTTAATCATGGCCTCCCACCCCCTGTCCGTCTCACCTTTGCATGCATCCACTTAACACATAATCAGATCCATACGACCTGGGTGAGATCAACAGAACTACTGTAGAAGTTAAGATATCCAATAGAAAACCACTGAGAAAGCTGGGTTCTTCTTGCCCATAGTGGGTAAAACTGTCATCAGCTTATCTAATGAAAACATCAAGCCCCTGGAAGGTGGGGGTATGGCAGCGTGACCACATACCAAAGTGAATTTCTGATCAATATTTTAGGAATGTGTTTAAGGATGCTAGCAgcacttcagaaaaaaaaagaaaaacaggatctGCTCTTTGCCAAACGTATACTTTATTACAACTCTATGGAGCCCTGCTCCACTGTAACGATACCACGTGCAATGACCCCCTACAAAGTGACCCCGTGGGCTAAGTCTCTGTAAACCTTGCACTCATCCCGAGGTCTGGGGGCATATCCCTGTAGACTGGTTCTCATGCAGCTCAGCTGACATGAGTTACACAACAGGCGCTCAGTTATCAGAAATTAGTCAAAAACTGCCTGCGCTACATGTGCTCTGGATAAACACAATTTAACAGTGACTTACCATTATCCTCAAAGTTTGGAAGAGTAAATGGGTGCTCAAGAAGAGCCCTAAAGATCTCCGGGATTTCAGTAGTCATTTTCCTTATAACTGCaagttaggaaaaaaaaagcgtTTTTGAGGCACGTCCACAGTTCACAAAAAGgactttaagaaaataaaactgaagcacCAGTGAAAGTTCCGTGGCTACACGGGGCCTGGCAGCAAGCAAATCGTGGTTTGACTGTTGAAATTACGATGGTTCCCTCACTACGAACTCTACGCAGATTCCTTAACACAAACCACGCCCTTCAACTcctctcagccaatcagaagcaaaCGTGGACCCCAAACATAGACGGAAAGATCTCCGATTGGTTTATCTACATGTCAATCAGAGAAGACGCTCGTTCATTACCTAAGGTTAAAAAACCCATGTAAACAGAAAACTGATCCGTTTCCAAAATTGAGGCAAATTAAATGCTGAATCGAGAATAAGGTACAACACTTGTTGCGCCTTCTGACTAGTagttttgtagaaaaaaataaagaaaaccctAAGAGGCACAGTGCTTGGTGAGCTTAAAATGAGTATTAAGTATAATTTATGAGGGCACAAAGAGATATAGAAAATAACCAGTATTGCTTTATCAACCAAGAGATATAGGAAAGCCCTACAAGCAGTTTAAAGATGCTAGCTTTAAGCTAATGTGCATCTTTACCCACGAGGGACGTAATAACTGGCCAAAACGTAGACACGTGGCACACATGTCAAATAGAGACGGCGTAATGCACGTGCGTAAAGATGACAGCTGGCTTATGTCCCCCAAAACAAACCCTGGAAGATGGGTATTACAGGGTAAAGTAAAAGCAGCGTCAAGTCCCTGCACAGCTGACATACCATAGTGATTTAACCCAACTAATTAAGTTTGTGTGTGCGAGCGTGGTTATTCATGCAGTAAAAAAGTTACACAAAAGAAGCAGGCCCCTGCAGGTACAGAGTACACATATAATCTCAGCCTGCAGGCTTTGAAAGGGTCAGTGGACTGTTAACACGTGCATAAACGTTTTATAAGATCCTTGCAAACACGTGTG
This genomic interval carries:
- the phf5a gene encoding PHD finger-like domain-containing protein 5A codes for the protein MAKHHPDLIFCRKQAGVAIGRLCEKCDGKCVICDSYVRPCTLVRICDECNYGSYQGRCVICGGPGVSDAYYCKECTIQEKDRDGCPKIVNLGSSKTDLFYERKKYGFKKR
- the tefa gene encoding TEF transcription factor, PAR bZIP family member a isoform X2 codes for the protein MTTEIPEIFRALLEHPFTLPNFEDNDTEKLSLGDNVDLGRGGSEMGPSAALTPAIWDKTIPYDGESFHLEYMDLEEFLMENGIPTSPDDDTIKTDTEGSAAKTEKAKTTPSAQTKVTKSASVTPVALLPIQELDKCEEEVMIITKSDSDITCEVITEVTTGKDRVTPEPIIPDEIEVDINYEPDPTDLVLSSVPGGELFDPRKHKFSEEELKPQPMIKKAKKVFVPEEQKDEKYWQRRKKNNVAAKRSRDARRLKENQITVRAAFLERENTVLRSEVAELRKECGRYKNIAIRYEDKFGPLAVPDDE
- the tefa gene encoding TEF transcription factor, PAR bZIP family member a isoform X1; protein product: MSGEPIVITLETATGAPSSFPVVLKKIMEMPPPNILEGDDDTEKLSLGDNVDLGRGGSEMGPSAALTPAIWDKTIPYDGESFHLEYMDLEEFLMENGIPTSPDDDTIKTDTEGSAAKTEKAKTTPSAQTKVTKSASVTPVALLPIQELDKCEEEVMIITKSDSDITCEVITEVTTGKDRVTPEPIIPDEIEVDINYEPDPTDLVLSSVPGGELFDPRKHKFSEEELKPQPMIKKAKKVFVPEEQKDEKYWQRRKKNNVAAKRSRDARRLKENQITVRAAFLERENTVLRSEVAELRKECGRYKNIAIRYEDKFGPLAVPDDE